One Salvia miltiorrhiza cultivar Shanhuang (shh) chromosome 6, IMPLAD_Smil_shh, whole genome shotgun sequence genomic window, GCATCAGGGAATAATGGAAAACCGAATGGAAAAGATAATAAAAGGAAgattttgcatttttttaagtTACCTTCCAAAACCATCATAACATCCGGTCAAAATGTACCTATCAGATAAAGTAGAAGTCGAATCAATTCTCATGTGTATAAATGTGTACAATCCTCAAAATCATATCACTTCGTTAAGATGGATGGTTAGTTGGTTAcaaataattttcatttgttAAGGGTACACTGTACAGTTAGTGCAATTATAATATGGTATGAACACTCTTGTGTGACTTAGATGCATACCCATCACTAGAACCGTCAACTGCACTGACCCAGTCATCATGCAAAGAAGGCTCCTCTTGTTTCCTAGGAGCTATAGCTTTAATGTATTCAATTTCAAGTACTTTTTCCTATAAAAAAGATCACAAATCATCAGTAAATAAGCAACACATTGAAATTTATAACATTTTATCATGCAGTCTAATGGGAGAAATTACCCTCCCATTAAGAAAAGAGGCAATATAAAATTTTCTGCACTCATAAGAAAACATCCTTTTTTGTCCAGCTTTTGAAAAGTAGTTTTTCTCAATACATTTACTTTTGTTACATGTTTTAGCCTTCTTACTTGTACGGCCCACACCAGCCCATACCATCCTATACCACCAAAATCGTGAAGGGTGATTGTCCAAAAACTCAAAAGTTGAGCAAAAGAAATATTTCTTTCAAGTGCGGACATTTCTGGTGGTTCCATTGTAAACTAAGTTACTCATCTATACAACAAAACATAACACAAACACTCTGATTACAGGAGAGGACGTCCAGTCTGATGCAATAAGTAGGTTCCAGTTCAGCAGTTAACTCAAACCCCCCAAATAAATTATCACGCTCTCTTTTCACTCCTTAACTGTAAATCATATCTCACCATGACTCAGATATCAAAATTGGCAGTATAACAGTCAGCCCTAAGTACCTCTGAAGTAATTaagacaaaaaaaagaaaagtagaacTTACAGCAGAAATGCCTTTGGCAAGAAGGAACTCTTCAAGTGACATACGAACCAGCTCTCCATCAATAAGAAAATCAAAGGGCTCCGTTGTCCAATCCGCATTCACTGATGAATTAAATCACAATCAAAGTAACAAGCAAATCAACATCTCAGTATACAATCCGATTCCAAACATACTAGTAAGAGGTCCACTAACTAAGTTTCTCTGACAATTTAACCAAATCATAAGAATTCAAACATATACACACTCAAAGAAAATAAACACCTGTAAGGAGGAGATTGTTGACGAGTGCAGACAGGCCGAAGCGAGTGAGATTGGCAGGTATGGAGATAGAAGCTTGCTGCACTTTGTACGGCTGTTGTAGCTTCGTTACGAAGCGCACTTGAACTTGCCTAGCTTCCCCTTGTCCATCTCCGTCAATATCCATTGCGCTCTTCGCGTGCAGGTGTTGTGTGTGGggggatagagagagagagagagagaggcgcagctagggtttaaGAGAAGGTTTTAGATTGTTTTTGGTTAAATGTAATAATCTGAGTTGCAGGTTTAATTGCGACGCGTGAGCATATGGAATAGTTTTTGAATAGCCATTTTAGCATccaattcattttttaattaaagtgGCCGAGGACAAACGATTTTAGGCTTTTTAGCTGTAACGATTCATATTGGAAATATTCTACCACGTCTTTTTCTTTAAGATTTCACACTCACACAAACATTCTCGTTGTATTCTCCTCAATTTTTCTAGCCACGTACCACAtttagggcctgtttgatatgtgtttataggtaggataaattaaattaatatatattagtGTGATatttgatatcatgtgcagttaatatggtaactcctacttaatctcacttctccatgctatttagtgggaataacccatactaataatccacCCCTCCCCCTTGGATAACTTTAATActgcgaagttggataaaaattctgctagccttcctcacgcatatcgatgcaaatgcccaagtaatggtggacacacatggtatttttaaaattatatgagaatagttttggtattagataacataatccaacataatcctatggatatcaaacacaatataggattaagtagccatgatatcaaacacccataaaataatataaatccacattAATCCACGCTAATttttcaagataattttaatcctaatcaatcctaaactgcaaatcaaacggaaCCTTacgggggtgtattcgttgtggatttccacagactttaaaaagtccatggaatttaaattccatggaattcacatagattccagacgactttcaaagaattcgtggctggatttcaccccgattttcactgattttcgaagaatttaggGAATAATTctagaattgaaatccatgatgccaacgcccgctgagtcctAGCACCGCTgggaatccagcgagcgctggaaaccagcgagcgctgggaatAAATACTACACCAACCACGAGTGCATTGATATAAAGGCCCAGCGAGTGCACTGAATTTTATCGTCAGCAGTTAATCAATGTTCACCATATACAGTGCAGTTGACTTTTATTATCAATGTTCACCACTGAATCAATGCCTTCCCTAGAATCAGTGCTCACTTTCTCGTCTGCCTCATCACCCACTTTAGTAACTATGTCAACCTCTAGATTTCTTGCGCCCACTTTCTCTTCGGCTTCACCTCTCACTACAGCAACTGAGTCAACCTCTAAATTGCTTGCGCTCACTTTCTCTTCTGCTTCATCGCCCACGACAGCAACTGAGTCAGCCTCTAAATTTCTTGCGCCCACCATTACAGTAACTAAGTTAGCTCGCGGCGGAGGTTCTTCTGCTCGTCCTTCACGTACTCCTCCTGAATTTCGATGAACTCGAGCTGCCGCTGCAGCGATTTGAGGCGGGTGTAGAGGTCATCGTCAGCGTAGGCGGACTGGTCGGAATCGAACGTGGCACGCGCCGGAGGTGGTTCGGATTGTGAGGGTTTCGCATCGAGAACCATACTAGTAGCCATTTGGTGGCAGAATCAGGGTGGAAGAAGTGAGACGATGGGCGTCCGTGAGAGAGATGGAACCGAGGAGGGGTCTCTGTCGGAGTAGCAGTAGTTTGTAGAGAAACGTGGCGGTGGCAACAACAGCAGTAGTTTGTCAATgattgctgagttccagcgggcgctggaactcagcgctcgttggcttcttggccgcgggcgctggaactcagcgctcgcttaaaacttcatggatttcaattctcgtggttcttggtcggatttcgtcgtgtgtattttttggatgaaatccatgaaagtcattccggattttaagtcaatggaataacgaatacacctagatttgtatggattttaaaaagttttgaacgaatacacccagatttatatggacttttaaaagtcttgaacgaatacacccagatttctgcagacttttaaaagtcttgaacaaatatacccagacttttaaaatccatagaactccatcaaattccacaacgaatacaccccccttaataaGCAATATTTTGGAAGTATCcgtattttatactccctccgtccacgaaagaacttcctatcttttttTTTCGGGACGtctacaaaagaacttcctacctatttttggactataccccaccacttataatcccttacttttcacttttcacaactcccaatattaattataatactttttcaccactcccaatacactctactaccttttatccactctcaatatattcaacaatattttttcttaaaacacgtgtcactccctcctaggaagttctttcatggacggagggagtattaacatTGTTCAACTTAAATCTTTTAGAAAAAGCATTGTTCAACTTAAAAGTACTTCTTAAATTGCTCGTAAAATGACTAGGTCAATCGTGTGGTGGCAAGATCCAAGTTGTATTcagacaaaatatatatatatatatatatatatatatatatatatatatatatagcattaCTAGCTATTTATgtgttacaaaaaaaaatcatacacATTATATTCACTGTTTCTAAATGAACAAGAAAATTACTTTAAATGAAATCCCCAATATGAATTCTGCCACCACTGGCTCGCAGTGGAAGGGTAGTGCTGCCACCAAGCCTCAACATCACTAGAGCCCTTACCAATTGGGCCTTCGCCAATATATCATCGCCCGTGAAATTGCAGTCGTTGCCGACCGAGAAGGGTGGTCTGTGGGGGTGGGGAAGGAGGGAGGGTCATGGGGGTGGAGGGAGGGGTCTGTTGGGGAGGGGAAGGGTGTCtgacatgtgtgtgtgtgagagagagagagagagagtagactgtgtgtatgtgtgatttGACGATTTCGACTGCCACGTTGACAATTTTGGTTGCCACATCAAATTTGATTTGGGCGAACTTGCAATTCGTGGGATAATtacgaataaataataaattgatGTATTTCTTTGTCAAATTAAAAGGGaatgatataaatcagaaaatggaaCAAACCTGTGTATTTTATAGCTATTACCccttatatttttctttattttttttaggccGAAAGGAAGTATTATATTAAATCACGGTGATCAATATCTGAAAACTAGATTGGAAAATTCGACTTCCATGTAGTTACAACAGTAGACGAAGCGAcaaaattaactaaaaaatgGGCGGCTCTATTAGCCTCCCTACGAATATGACAAAAATCAACAACTGCGTACCTCCTCGCGTGAAGGAACGAATCGAAAAAATCATCACAAAGGGAATCAAGACCATTATTCTTCTCATGCACCACATGAACGACAAATAAAGAACCTGTAAAAACTGTGACAAAAACCAAGTCGTTCTCCATGCAAAAATCAACACCGAGAAGAAGGGCATGCAACTCGCCCTTCAAGATAGTTTCGGTCTTTCCGGTTCTCTGAGCCACGACTGTGATAATAACACCAAGATGGTTTCGGACCAAATAACCCACACCGGTAGCATCGAGTCAACGTGGAGTCGTGGACGAAGACATCTACATCAAGGTGCAGGAGCCCGGGTTTTGGCGGAACACAGCGCTTATCCCCCTCTTTCGGCAACAATAGCATCTGTGCATTCACCCGAtatctaggggtgagcattcggttatatggttcggtttttgctaaaaccaaaccaaaccatattttagttcggtttaaaaaaaaaaatcgaaccgaatcgaattaaccgaacaaaccgaaccgaattaaccgaaatttttataattaaaaccgaaccgaaccgaaaaaccgaaattttcgaaaaaaaaccgaaaaaaccgaaattttcggaaaaaaaaaaaaaacaaaaattccaaaaaaaactataaaattaaaaaaacattagAAGTtggatattataaaattataattaaaatattatatatatatatatatttatatatatatatatatattataaatataattcggtttttcggttttgttcggttttaaaaaatccgaaccgaaccaaaccgaaaaaccgaaattttatgggaaaaaaaaccgaaccgaaccgaaaaaccgaaaaaaccgaaccatattttaaaatttcggtttggatcggttcgattattcggtttcggattttttgctcacccctaccgaTATCTAGCCTCTTTATGTATACATCAACAATtacattaattaatcaattttatttatttatttataacttATATACATTAAAACGTTGTGCCAGATCATTAAAAATgtaactattttaatttaattttttataaatgttCTTCTTGAAATAcatcaattaaatatttatctactcaattatatttataactttTAAACTTTTAAAGTGATGTAAAGAGTaatttagtaaaataaaataatttcattctaTTCCTAAACTTTATTTCTAACTACCAATCATAAGACTAGAATCCAAACAAGTAATCAcaatttcattcttttttatatttgtaCATACCAAACATATGAATCACCAAAGTTTATCATTCATTTCTCctcttcattccattttccaaaGTTTATCATTCATTTCTCCTCTTCATTCCATTTTTCTCTGGTTCTGTTCCATTCCATTCCTCACTCATTCAATTTCATCGTATCAATCACCTCCTAATGCTTTTTGAATCTAATGTTCACTAACAACCAAAACGTGGGTCCAGCTGCATCGAGACAGTGCTAGGGCGAGCTCAAAATACATGTCAAATGATTCAAACAATCATATGGAAACAAGTTCAAATATATATTACAAACTCAAAGTCCATGGCTCCAATCATACAATTAGTTACTTGTGCCTTCAAACAGAACATTTCCAACACACACCAGGTAAGATGGACATAAAAAGGTGTTTCATAATCTTAATTTTGTCGAATATCTAATGCAGCAAATTCTAACAATCCTATTATACACAGTATGTTAGTTGTTGCACGCAACGCTGTCGACGATGGGAGAAAGCAGCCTCTCCTTACTCAAAGCACCCTGCGCAAAATCAGCAATCAACTTGGCAATAACATATGGCTTCTCGATGTGAGGCATATGACCGCAGCCCGGAACCTGTCGCATGGTTGCATTTGGAAGTTCGTTTCGCAGTTTCTGCAAACATGTAACAAGATATCTATCAAGATATACAATATTCTGTAAATAATATAGGCCAATCCGTCACATACTGTAAAATTTTGAGCTTGTTTGATCATGTAATCCTTTAAATAATCGAGCCTATGCATAGTAAACGCCTCCTAAGAGGATCTAGAGGCATTTACTAACTCAATAGATTTTCCAACTGAGTTTTTTTTTACCAAACACAGCATGCAAAATCATTAGTGCATCAAGACTGACCTCAGCAAGCTTGTAGTCAACTATATTGTCGCATTCGCTGCAGATGAGGAGAGCTTTTTGCTTCACCTGTGTAATAATAAAGGGTCAGCTGTCAACTCCAGACTAACAAGCTGCTCGTTGTTCCTACTGAAATACGCCATGTCCTACTGAAATACGCCATGTCCGGGGATTTGGTTCTTTAATCACCATAAGACTCTAAACACAGTGCATATCGTGTTATTTCTACAGAATCACTTTTCATGTTGGTTCGCTCATTTTGACAACCAAAGAATTGAATCCCGACATTACAGAATATGATGTTGGCCAATGAGTATTCTTCTAACCCTTCGCGGTCTAGTTATTAAATATGATTAATTTAGCAAGCATATGGGAATGGTTTGTGAATATTTTGATACCCGTTTTATTTGGCCAGTGACATTATAACCCCCACTGAGCATAAAATTTACTGTCGCATCTTCCCACCATGGCAAGAGGCAGTGCAGGCGCCCCACCTGATCAGTTATGAGAGAAGCTGCGTTAGACTACAGTGAGATTTGAGAATCCAACTGATTCATAATGCACGAGAGCTGGTGATACATATGCTGGGAGTGGTGTATTTCAACTTACATTGGTATAATCTAATACACTAGATAATGATATGCCGTTGAAAACCAGTAGTTTGGCATACCACCTTATCGGGGTGCTCTTCAGCAAAGAGGCCTGAACGATTGAACAATTTAGATAGTTCGATCAGCTTCAAAAGCTTTGAATTAACATTATTCGGAAGCATGAAAAACTTTTAGTATGCTGAAACAAACAATAATTAGAAGGCGGAAGAGGATGTCCCCCATACAGCTTCTGCAATCAACTTTATCGATCCCCAAAATAATCTCAAAATGCAAAATCAGCAACAAGAGACCAAAAGCGTGCAATTGTAACCAGAAATTTCTCCATATAGCTGTGAATAAATGCATATTACCATTGCATAGGCAGCTGATttgggtagttttgtaagaactccagTGCCATTTGCGTACACATTAGCATTAATAAGAATCAGCTCTTTGACCTGCAAATCATAACTCTTCATAAGCACTAAAGACTCGAAGGCTGAGCAGACTCTTCAACCAGAAAGTGTAATCTGACAAGATGTAGCATTAGCTACGGCATTCCTCCAGATTTCAAGAACTTATCTATAATTCAAGCATAAAACCTGATTTCCTGGATAGAAGTCGGAAAGCAAATGAGGAACCCTTAGTAGCAGGGTGGAAACCTATTCAAGCAAGCATTCTTCTAGAGAAAATCCCCAGTATGGATCATAGATGATTGGAATTTGGAAGTAGTGTATGATTTGGCTTTATTAGTATGTCATTGGATTCATATTATTAATCACTCTTCCTACCTGTGCTCTTTATGATCTAAGCTTATGAGTCAATTACAAGCTTTTAGCTAAAATTCTCTCTGAGATCACAGCATAAACAAGAAAGTCTAAACTCTAGTAGccaattcaattttttaattttagaaaaaaataaaaaaatcttagGTGTGTTTTCCTGGAATCTTATTGTTTTGGGTAGGCACCAGACGACTGAGGACCGATCTTATTATCTTTCCTCCAAATATCATTTTAAAACTATGAATCGATCTACAGTATAAACTTTCAGATCAGGTATTACAGAGAGTCAAATTTGTGGACCTTAATGGTAGCAATATTGATCTTATTATAGATCAAAGGATTTATCTACACCTTTCCCTGTGCTTAAGAGCTAGAAGATAACCTCGAGAAAAAATGAAGCTAGAAGATACTTAATTGCAAAGGAGATACAAATGATTTCAATGAATTGAAAACCACAGTAACTAAAAAGTAATGAGATAAAAATTTGAAAGTTTGCTTACAGCTTCAGGAAAATTGACAGCAAAATCTATTGCAACCGCAGCACCAAGGCTTGGTCCAACTAATGTCATCGGTCTCTTGATGTGAGATTTCCAGAGCTATCACACACAATATTCCAACAGTTCCTCTCACACAGAAACATCAGTTATTTTTACTGTAAATATTGTAACAAAAATACCTGATAAAGGTGGTATCTCTTTGATGCTACATTACATGGTGGGCGTCCTTCTATTGAAATTAAAACCCGAAAAAAGACAAATTACTACAAGGAATATCATATGCAAGAGTGAATTGTGCGGTTGAAGCTGGAAAACAAACCTAAATCAGAAAAACCCCATCCAAGAACATCGATAGCCCAAACCTCCAATCCAGCGTCCTCCAGCAATGGATATGCAGATCTCCATTCTAAACAAGAGCTAAAAGATGCAATGTGTCATCAAACAACAAAGAAAACGTATCATTATTGAAACTCGTTGCAACTATTTGGTTACATATCACAAACCTATCGAAGCAATGAAGAAGAACCACTGGATTGGAATCACCCCGGATTCTTGGCATTACACAGCTACTCATTATGCTACTCTCAGAAAATCCAACCTGCATTAGTTCTAATTAGCACGATTTACCATTTCATTAAACCaaaacaatgtaatttatacTAATAAATTGTACTACCAACAAATTCCAAATCTACATTATCAATACAGAGGTTTAGCAGATTTTAATTTGGACACTACCTAGCACCAAAGCTTTTTGTATACAAAGACCATATATACAGACAATAATCTTAATTTTTTAATGTTCCCACTTGTAAAACTCACTCAAACCATTGATCCTTTAAACATTAAGGTGAcgtttacttttgaggattagcctagatagataaaaatagtatagactaatccattgtttactaagatggattggaactttggATGTCTCAAGGCCTTTGATagagctaattttgcttgattcgtATCCCATCGAAATGATAAGATTGAAGAAATCCtgttaatgaaataaaaatacttaattgtgtatcttatcaatcatgaaacTAAACATCCCTAAGTAATCCCAGAAATGAATTCAAACTGGAAACAAAACAATACAGAAAGGGGATTTCTCCAACAAGATATGGAAAATCTGGAGTagaaacctctctctctctctccaatagCATTAACTCCGTTTCACCTTCAATCAACTTATTTCCCGTCGAATAATAACGTCACAAAACAAACTACATTTTTCACTAATTAACAGTTCGAAATGCATTAAAAAGTTGAAATGAGCACcgaaagaaagaaacaaaagcAAACATCAAGACAACAGAGAGCCTCTCATCACATGCAGTTGCTCACTATTGATGTACATGCAACCACTATTACTCATCACAATTCACACACAGTGTGTTCATATTTCGCACACATGTTACCTGCACTGGAAGCCTTTCTATCCTCTGGGCCAAAGTTCTAGCAAAAGGGTCTCTGATTTTGTTAACCTCCTCCGGCAGAAAAGATGGGAACACCCCACCGTCGCCACCGCCACTGCCGGAAACTCTGAAAGGAGGTGACTTTCTTGGACCACATTGCTGGAGCGGAAATGCCAGAGATACTGCCATTTTTGTCCAAAACACCGGCGTGATCCCTCTCTTAAAGTCAAGAAAGTTATGCAACAAAAGTGATAATCTCAGATACTATAGGAAAAATTGTACTACTTTCTTCGCAACATAAATGCAAGAAATGTACGAAAACAGATATTTCCTAACTGAAATGAATTCCGGGAATTATTAAGAATagtgaaacaaaaaaaatgcttTATAGCCCTTCAAAATAATCAAAACTAGGTAAAATGTACTCTCTCTCACTCCATAAAATAGTCTACTTACATTTTTCAcacattaaaaaattaatttttttatgttttgtgtttctaatttttaatatttttttttataaaatattttgctatacaaaattcgactACATAATAATGAGTTATCATGTCGATTTAAaaaagtttcatttaaaaattcaataagATGACTCATCATTTTATTATCAATTTTGTATAAGAAGACATTTTTCTAGAAAATACTAACAATTGGGggcttttaatagaaaataaaaattgagatCAATTATTGAAAAATACTGAAAATTAAGGACACTATATTAATAACAATCAGTTTCATCAATTATCAATTAGACAATTCAAATATATCTTaattagatttattaatttcttaattagaATTTATCAATCAATTATACTTTAATCAGGGTAGATGTCCTGGATTTACTAAGTGAGTCTACAAGAATTATATGTTTgtgcaaacaaaaaaaaatgaggcaAAATTTAAGATAGTCAAAATTGTGAAGGACACAAGATTAATAACAATAACTTTCATCAATTATCAATTAGACAATTCAAATGTATCTTaattagatttattaattttttaattagaatttaccaattaattatattttaatcaGGGTAGATGTCCTGGATTTACTAAAGTGAGTCCAGAAGAATTATATGTTTGtgcgaaaaaaaataaaattgagacAAAATTTGAGATAGTCAAAATTGGGAAAGTTAAAAAGTGTTCACaaacttaataataataataaattgtgATTAACTTTTAGAAATTATGATAAAATTGCCCATAGAGTAAATGCGGACAAATTGTAGCTATATTAGTATAAATGAGATTGATGGAACAAGAATCAACACAATAAATAAAACAACGAAGAATACAAAGATTtgcgtggttcgatcataaaaaTCTACATCCATGGGGTTGTCGAGGTTTTTCACTATTTTTGGGGAGTAATTACATTTTACATGTTGAGAAGTCAATAGAGAAGATCCTCTCAAACTAATAATAAATGTCCTATTTATAAGTATAAGAGTAAACCTAACACTTTGGCCCATTAACTCAAGCAATTGGGCCTAAGCCTTGTTACATTAATATTCATTAGACCCGGGCCAAACAAATGTGCATAATATTATCCTCATCAGAGATGATTCACACCGATCGTTCCAATTAGTAGCACCAGttatgtaacaccccgatttttcgctagaataatattagattaCATTTTAGAATAATTGGTAGAAATTAAgggaatttgaatttatttggacttaaaataaattagattGACAATCAAGAAGTTGAATTATATATtgttaataattatgattttatttatcataatTCTCAACGttttcataattataattagtTTGAAGAGTTTTCAAACGCAAGTTTATAGACTCAAgaatttttggaaataattgtACAAATagaattctaatatatatatatatgttaataattattttatttataatatatgtatatacgcATGTAATGTCTATGGCTAATTAAAGTTGTTAATTGATATGTATGCATATATATgcgtataatatataaaagtatatatatgataGTTATCAAATTgtgtttcattaaaataatatgaattgTTCTCTTTATATTCATGCATGAATTTACGTGGAAAGCTTTTAAAGCAATAACTAAGCATACCTATATAAATAGGCTGCTGACTAATCAAACCTATAGCCTATTGAAATTAGTATAAATAGTGGGTTTGGATGTTATTTTCGAGCACTGAGctcttaaaattgaaaataagcTTTTGAAATGTGGTCGTTCAAGAGGATTGAGAATAATCGACAGAAAGTATCACAGCATTAAGGTGGGTTCTATTTTTCAAAGTATATTTGAGTTATTTAGCTCTGTTATTATTAGATAAAATGTGGTATGTCCATGAAATGTTTTCACGTTCTCCCACTGTTTAATGCTCTTATGTTAACAATTGTGACTTTTAATAGGTCTGACACACCTATTAAAAGTTGTGCGCACTGTCTTAAGGTAGTGGATTGATTCCCACGAGCCTTATAGACGAAATGAGGATTATAGGTTCGCCCTTAATCCGGCTAGATGGTGTAGCTGACGTGGGTTTGTCCCGATGTCCCATCTAgttaatgaatgaatgaatgaatgattacTTCCCAGGGGTCGCCCAGGGACTACGAATGAAATGATAAGGGTAACAGTGGTGCTACGGTATGGCGCGCGCAATGAATGAAAATGTTTTGTGATTATAGAagttaaatgttttattttaaaaccttctataatTCACGTATGTGCATGGACTATCATATGAAAATGATTATTTCAAAATGCACGACCCACtgggtacactagtactcagcccacaAATCTTTTCAATCTTTTCATGTTAGTAAGATGGTGGAGACGGAGGCAGCTGTGGCGAGTTGGctacaatattttaaaatagctagctattatatttaaaaaaaatatgtcatatATTTTGAGTATGTAAAATGATAgttaaagattatatatataatatatgatagTATTATTTTGccacaattt contains:
- the LOC130988713 gene encoding alpha/beta hydrolase domain-containing protein VTE7-like gives rise to the protein MAVSLAFPLQQCGPRKSPPFRVSGSGGGDGGVFPSFLPEEVNKIRDPFARTLAQRIERLPVQVGFSESSIMSSCVMPRIRGDSNPVVLLHCFDSSCLEWRSAYPLLEDAGLEVWAIDVLGWGFSDLEGRPPCNVASKRYHLYQLWKSHIKRPMTLVGPSLGAAVAIDFAVNFPEAVKELILINANVYANGTGVLTKLPKSAAYAMASLLKSTPIRWYAKLLVFNGISLSSVLDYTNVGRLHCLLPWWEDATVNFMLSGGYNVTGQIKRVKQKALLICSECDNIVDYKLAEKLRNELPNATMRQVPGCGHMPHIEKPYVIAKLIADFAQGALSKERLLSPIVDSVACNN